A window of the Tiliqua scincoides isolate rTilSci1 chromosome 5, rTilSci1.hap2, whole genome shotgun sequence genome harbors these coding sequences:
- the NOM1 gene encoding nucleolar MIF4G domain-containing protein 1, with the protein MAAPEEKRLGLAIRRAAASPPSAPGKGRASLRRPKGRRPQPAERLQKLGLAVRGFVEAAAGPLPAVAPLPPASKSRRGRRELRRDRRRLKRGRRRLLLSGRGVAEVPAPVPSRPAGKPRKPPREEEEKPAAAPEAAGRKKPLAPAQPARAAAASARRRALLAANEAEEREIRRLERRLGLLKRRRRGRGEAAVPQSFLRDGLGYVLGALEPGGALSGLCGSSSSEEEEEGGGGKGRGRTAEEEGRRGDGRTRGHQEQQSLEGEASEMEEGEEDEDDGHSSYLEEDQGSSEESPAEAEEAAEEGASTPHGLGSPEAGAQRLEESMPPRQEGIYHSVTKYVPPQMRKSEEMPDARKREVLERLKKTLKGLINRLSEPNLASISGQLEDLYMANSRKDMNETLTDILLSACVTEAAMPSRLVMEHVLLVSILHCTVGIEVGAHFLETVVKKFDEVYRSEAEGKKCENLLTLIAHLYNFYVVHSSLIFDILKKLVSTFSGKDIELMLLLLKNVGFSLRKDDALALKELITEAQKKANAVGKQFQDQSRVCFMLEIMLALKNNDMRKIPGYDPESTEKLRKLQRTLICNSGSGKEAQLRVSLESLLSADQVGRWWIVGSSWSGAPMIDSTSSRVQQIVPKGKVSSKILELARKQRMNTDIRRNIFCILMTSEDFLDAFEKLLKLGLKDQQEREIVHVLVDCCLQEKTYNPFYAYLSAKFCEHERRFQMTFQFSMWDKIRDLENLSTTAFSNLVKLLAHLLKTKSLSLTVFKVIEFSELDKPKVHLLRQVLAALLLTTDPEDLNHIFGRLANNPKLGMLHEGLKLFLTHFLLKNIQAHKSVEETTLLKERIELVNRTLKAKESRLKF; encoded by the exons ATGGCGGCCCCTGAGGAGAAGCGCCTGGGGTTGGCCATAAGGCGGGCGGCTGCTTCTCCCCCCTCAGCGCCCGGGAAGGGCCGGGCCTCGCTCCGGAGGCCGAAGGGGAGGAGGCCTCAGCCGGCCGAGAGGCTGCAGAAGCTGGGCCTGGCGGTGCGGGGCTTCGTGGAGGCCGCGGCCGGGCCTCTCCCAGCGGTAGCGCCACTGCCGCCGGCCTCGAAGAGCCGCAGGGGCCGCCGCGAGCTGAGGCGAGACCGGCGCAGGCTGAAGCGCGGCCGCCGCCGCCTCTTGTTGAGCGGCCGGGGGGTGGCGGAGGTGCCTGCGCCCGTCCCGTCGCGCCCGGCCGGAAAGCCCCGAAAGCCGccgcgggaggaggaggagaagccggCGGCGGCCCCCGAGGCTGCGGGCAGGAAGAAGCCCCTCGCCCCTGCGCAGCCAGcgcgcgccgccgccgcctcggCCCGCAGACGGGCCCTGCTGGCCGCCAACGAGGCGGAGGAGCGGGAGATCCGGCGGCTGGAGAGGCGGCTGGGGCTCCTCAAGCGCCGCAGGAGGGGCCGGGGGGAGGCGGCCGTGCCCCAGAGTTTCCTCAGGGACGGGCTGGGCTACGTGTTGGGCGCCCTCGAACCGGGGGGCGCCCTCTCGGGCCTCTGcggaagcagcagcagcgaggaggaagaggaaggaggaggaggaaaggggcgaGGAAGGACTGCAGAGGAGGAGGGACGAAGGGGTGATGGAAGGACTCGAGGACACCAGGAGCAGCAGAGCCTGGAGGGAGAGGCCAGTGAGATGGAGGAGGGTGAGGAAGATGAAGATGATGGCCATTCCTCTTATCTGGAGGAAGATCAAGGAAGCTCAGAAGAATCCCCTgcagaagcagaagaagcagctgaGGAGGGAGCAAGCACCCCCCATGGTCTCGGAAGCCCAGAGGCTGGAGCCCAGAGGCTGGAAGAATCCATGCCTCCCAGACAGGAG ggtaTTTACCACAGTGTTACAAAGTATGTTCCTCCTCAGATGCGAAAGTCTGAAGAGATGCCAGATGCTAGAAAGAGAGAAGTATTAGAAAGACTAAAGAAAACATTGAAAGGTCTAATTAACAG GTTGAGTGAACCAAACTTGGCCTCCATAAGTGGGCAGTTGGAGGACCTTTACATGGCAAACAGCAGGAAAGATATGAATGAAACGCTAACAGATATTCTTCTCAGTGCATGTGTTACGGAAGCAGCCATGCCTTCCAGATTGGTGATGGAGCATGTTCTTTTGGTTAGCATACTTCATTGTACAGTGGGAATTGAG GTTGGTGCTCACTTTTTGGAGACCGTAGTGAAAAAATTTGATGAAGTCTACAGAAGTGAGgctgaaggaaaaaaatgtgaaaacctGCTTACCTTAATTGCTCATTTGTATAACTTTTATGTAGTGCATTCCTCGCTGATCTTTGACATCTTAAAGAAGCTTGTTAGCACTTTTTCTGGAAAGGATATTGAActcatgctgctgttgctgaaaaATGTGGGTTTTTCCTTGAGGAAAGATGATGCTCTGGCATTAAAAGAACTTATCACTGAGGCCCAGAAAAAAGCAAATGCAGTAGGAAAGCAGTTCCAGGACCAGTCAAGG GTTTGCTTTATGCTGGAGATCATGTTGGCACTGAAAAACAATGACATGAGGAAAATCCCTGGTTATGATCCAGAATCAACTGAGAAACTACGGAAGCTGCAACGAACACTG ATTTGCAATAGTGGTTCTGGAAAGGAGGCTCAGCTTCGTGTATCATTGGAATCACTCCTAAGTGCTGATCAGGTTGGTCGTTGGTGGATTGTTGGATCATCTTGGAGTGGTGCTCCAATGATTGACAGCACCAGCAGCAGAGTTCAACAGATAGTGCCTAAGGGAAAG GTGAGTTCAAAGATTCTGGAGCTTGCTCGTAAACAGAGAATGAACACAGACATCAGGAGGAATATATTTTGTATCTTGATGACTAGTGAAGATTTTTTGGATGCCTTTGAAAAACTTTTAAA GCTTGGGCTTAAAGATCAGCAGGAGAGAGAGATTGTCCATGTCCTCGTAGATTGTTGTCTACAGGAGAAGACTTATAACCCTTTCTATGCTTACTTGTCTGCCAAGTTCTGCGAACATGAACGGCGATTCCAG ATGACATTCCAGTTCAGTATGTGGGACAAGATCAGAGATCTAGAAAACCTATCCACTACAGCTTTCTCAAACTTGGTTAAACTCTTGGCTCATCTGTTAAAGACTAAGTCTCTTTCCCTTACTGTTTTTAAG GTAATTGAATTCAGTGAACTAGACAAGCCGAAAGTCCATTTGTTACGACAGGTGTTAGCTGCATTGCTGCTAACAACAGACCCAGAAGATCTCAACCACATCTTTGGAAG